From the genome of Thermococcus sp.:
CTTTTACTTTTCGATTTTTCTCCAGATGTGTTAAACACTAACGCTTACCCGAAAGCCTTTTTTAAAACCACTCCCACTCACTTAAGGTGTTCCCATGACGCTCTACGACCGCTTTGGAAGGCCAGTGACGAACCTCAGAATCTCGCTCACACAGGAGTGCAACTTCCGGTGTTTCTTCTGCCACAGGGAGGGCCAGCGGTTTTTAGCTAAAAACGAGATGACGCCTGAGGAGATAGAGAGGCTCGTTAGAATAGCATCCCACTTGGGAATAAAAAAAGTCAAGCTTACCGGTGGAGAGCCGACGGTGAGAGACGATATAATCGAGATTGTGAGGCTCATAAAGCCCTACGTGATTGACTTGAGCATGACCACCAACGGGAGCAAGCTTAAGGAGCTCGCCAAACCGCTCGCAAAGGCTGGCCTCGACAGGGTTAACGTCTCGCTCCACAGCCTAAAGCCGGAAGTTTACAAGCGCATAACGGGCGTTGACATGCTTGAAACTGTTCTCGAGGGCATAGAGGAGGCGGTAAAGTACCTATCCCCCGTCAAGCTCAACATGACGGTTATGAAGGGACTCAACGATGGTGAGATATGGGACATGGTGAACTTCGCGGCCAGAACCGGAACGATACTTCAGCTCATCGAGCTCGAAGCGCCGAGGGAGATGACCGAGACAGGGTTTTTCCGGAAGTACTTCTACCCCCTCAAGCCCGTTGAGAGGGAACTCGAAAAGCGCGCCCTTGAAATCCGCGAGAGGATGATGCACAGGCGGAGGAAATAC
Proteins encoded in this window:
- the moaA gene encoding GTP 3',8-cyclase MoaA codes for the protein MTLYDRFGRPVTNLRISLTQECNFRCFFCHREGQRFLAKNEMTPEEIERLVRIASHLGIKKVKLTGGEPTVRDDIIEIVRLIKPYVIDLSMTTNGSKLKELAKPLAKAGLDRVNVSLHSLKPEVYKRITGVDMLETVLEGIEEAVKYLSPVKLNMTVMKGLNDGEIWDMVNFAARTGTILQLIELEAPREMTETGFFRKYFYPLKPVERELEKRALEIRERMMHRRRKYFVPTDYGIAEVEVVRAMHNTVFCANCTRLRVTSNGKFKTCLLRNDDLIDFLTAMRNGASDAELVDIFKKAVLKREPYWK